Proteins encoded within one genomic window of Pseudomonas cannabina:
- a CDS encoding harpin HrpZ family protein, whose protein sequence is MQGASRVGAGNSLVLVMNLGGAHNDNQNISNSSKALQEVIAKLAQALLKKDGGLDESSPLGKMLAKAMAQNGKSGGGIEDIIAALDKLIHDKLGDNFGASADMNAGSGSGAGNEDGGGVGGDAGGQSDLTTQVLNGLAKAMLDDLLTPDSQGSSLSKDNLPMLEKIGQFMDDNKAQFPASESGSWKNQLTQNTQLGADDTKTLRAALDMLSQLLGKQQNDSGISGGGLGSPLTDSTTSPDETDDSTLNTNPASNVDNGGNGDSGLGHLLGDLLERGLQSTISGGGLGTPLGGKEHSSGKSGHGDPLHLHDLGQLLGGLIEKGLKASPQDDQKKGSDDLKISAELTAALLVSSLLQGNNKPVLS, encoded by the coding sequence ATGCAAGGTGCGAGCAGAGTCGGTGCCGGGAACAGTCTGGTCCTGGTGATGAACCTGGGCGGTGCCCATAACGACAATCAGAACATCAGCAACTCCAGCAAAGCACTTCAGGAGGTCATCGCGAAGCTGGCCCAGGCATTGCTGAAGAAAGATGGCGGGCTTGATGAAAGCTCACCGCTTGGCAAAATGCTGGCGAAGGCGATGGCGCAAAACGGCAAGTCCGGAGGCGGCATCGAGGACATCATCGCCGCGCTCGACAAGCTGATCCACGACAAGCTCGGCGACAACTTCGGTGCGTCTGCCGACATGAATGCAGGTTCCGGTTCCGGCGCCGGCAATGAAGATGGTGGAGGTGTCGGTGGTGATGCGGGTGGCCAGTCCGACCTGACCACACAGGTACTCAACGGCCTCGCCAAGGCGATGCTGGATGATCTGCTGACGCCTGATAGCCAAGGGTCAAGTCTGTCCAAAGACAACCTGCCGATGCTGGAAAAGATCGGGCAATTCATGGACGACAACAAAGCCCAGTTTCCCGCCTCTGAATCAGGGTCATGGAAAAATCAACTGACTCAGAACACGCAGCTTGGCGCGGATGACACCAAGACGCTGCGCGCGGCGCTTGACATGTTGAGCCAGCTGCTCGGCAAGCAGCAAAACGACTCCGGCATTTCCGGTGGAGGTCTGGGTAGTCCATTGACAGACTCGACGACTTCGCCTGATGAGACCGATGACAGCACGTTGAATACCAATCCCGCCTCCAACGTTGATAACGGTGGCAATGGAGATTCGGGGCTGGGACACCTGTTGGGTGACCTGTTGGAGCGCGGTCTGCAATCGACTATTTCGGGTGGCGGTCTGGGCACGCCTCTTGGCGGGAAGGAGCACTCAAGTGGCAAATCCGGTCATGGCGACCCGCTGCATCTCCACGATCTGGGTCAGTTGCTCGGCGGTCTGATAGAGAAAGGGCTCAAAGCTTCACCTCAAGACGACCAGAAGAAAGGTAGTGACGATTTGAAAATCAGTGCCGAGCTGACTGCTGCGCTGCTGGTCAGTTCATTGCTGCAAGGCAACAACAAACCGGTCCTGTCCTGA
- the sctI gene encoding type III secretion system inner rod subunit SctI yields MTISHFSSVNRSTTELGQDVQPGLAFEPVQADADLFSAVSAPDKSPATSRLSDKVASALSDTLGGSEKLSEQAIRALKKLPASGDGEAVLQMGRALSQCSLQTALTTKVVSKSVQALDKLTNLQ; encoded by the coding sequence ATGACCATTTCCCATTTCAGTAGTGTGAATAGAAGTACAACCGAGCTTGGACAGGACGTGCAACCCGGTCTCGCCTTCGAGCCGGTTCAGGCGGACGCTGACCTGTTCAGCGCAGTCAGTGCACCTGACAAATCGCCTGCCACCTCAAGGCTTTCCGACAAGGTGGCAAGCGCTCTTTCCGATACGCTGGGCGGTAGTGAAAAACTGTCGGAACAAGCGATACGAGCCCTGAAAAAGTTGCCTGCCAGTGGAGACGGTGAGGCGGTTCTTCAGATGGGCCGCGCCCTGTCGCAATGCTCGCTGCAAACGGCGCTGACGACCAAGGTCGTGAGCAAGAGTGTCCAGGCGCTCGACAAGCTGACCAACCTGCAGTAG
- the sctJ gene encoding type III secretion system inner membrane ring lipoprotein SctJ: MRFLSAGFLMVCMLLLGGCSDETDLFSGLSEQDANEVIARLADQHIDAHKRTEKTGNVVTVATSNMNRAVRVLDAAGLPRHSRTSLGEIFKKEGVISTPLEERARYIYALSQELEATLSQIDGVIVARVHVVLPERIAPGEPVQPASAAVFIKHSASLDPDSVRGRIQQMVASSIPGMSTQSAESKKFSIVFVPAAEFQETTQWVSFGPFKLDSANLPFWNLMLWVVPACVVLFLLASALLVRSDWRASVLRRVGLGGTSRSNLPARA; encoded by the coding sequence GTGAGATTTCTGAGCGCAGGGTTCCTGATGGTATGCATGCTGCTGCTCGGCGGTTGCAGTGACGAAACCGATTTGTTCTCCGGACTTTCCGAGCAGGACGCCAATGAGGTTATCGCACGCCTCGCCGATCAGCATATCGATGCACATAAACGCACGGAAAAGACCGGTAACGTCGTGACGGTCGCGACCAGTAACATGAACCGTGCCGTGCGTGTGCTGGATGCTGCCGGATTACCCAGGCATTCACGCACCAGCCTGGGGGAAATCTTCAAGAAGGAGGGGGTGATTTCGACCCCTCTGGAAGAGCGCGCTCGATACATCTATGCGTTGTCTCAGGAGCTCGAAGCAACCCTGTCGCAGATAGATGGTGTAATTGTGGCGAGGGTGCATGTCGTGCTTCCTGAGCGCATAGCACCGGGCGAGCCGGTTCAGCCTGCCTCTGCAGCGGTGTTTATCAAGCACTCTGCGTCACTCGACCCGGACAGTGTGCGCGGGCGTATCCAGCAAATGGTCGCCAGCAGCATCCCGGGGATGTCCACGCAATCGGCAGAGTCGAAGAAATTCTCCATCGTCTTTGTGCCGGCGGCGGAGTTTCAGGAAACGACACAGTGGGTAAGCTTCGGCCCCTTCAAGCTGGACAGCGCAAACTTGCCATTCTGGAACCTCATGCTCTGGGTTGTGCCTGCCTGTGTGGTGCTGTTTTTGTTGGCGAGCGCCTTGCTGGTACGCAGTGACTGGCGCGCCAGTGTTCTGCGTCGGGTCGGTCTGGGTGGCACGAGTCGTTCGAATCTGCCGGCGCGTGCATGA
- the sctL gene encoding type III secretion system stator protein SctL, whose amino-acid sequence MLAKRSIAMTAEALLPEPVLRREVLADSLLARDILTRAQVQADELLARKQAEADRLQQQALVQFWESANALLAELQAQREALQQQAMLAVEQLLSESLRHLLDDTTLPERARALARNLAASQLNEVVATLSVHPEMAQPVSEWLTESRFVEHWQLKRDAAVAVGSLRLSDANGAFDIDWATLRNGLQGGDVTVDA is encoded by the coding sequence ATGCTCGCCAAACGCAGTATTGCCATGACGGCTGAAGCGCTGCTGCCTGAGCCTGTCTTGCGCCGCGAAGTGCTCGCCGACAGCCTTCTGGCGCGCGACATCCTCACCCGTGCGCAGGTGCAGGCTGATGAGTTACTGGCTCGCAAACAGGCAGAGGCTGACCGGCTTCAGCAACAGGCTCTGGTGCAGTTCTGGGAGTCGGCCAACGCGTTGCTCGCTGAATTGCAGGCTCAACGCGAGGCGTTGCAGCAACAGGCTATGTTGGCTGTGGAGCAGCTGTTGAGCGAGTCATTGCGGCATCTGCTGGACGACACCACGCTGCCTGAGCGGGCGAGGGCGCTGGCCCGAAACCTGGCAGCCAGCCAGCTCAATGAAGTGGTCGCGACGCTTAGCGTTCATCCCGAGATGGCGCAGCCGGTGAGTGAGTGGTTGACAGAAAGCCGTTTTGTCGAGCACTGGCAGCTCAAGCGTGATGCAGCGGTTGCCGTGGGCAGCCTGCGTCTGAGTGATGCCAATGGCGCATTCGATATTGACTGGGCGACGCTGCGTAACGGACTGCAAGGCGGCGATGTCACGGTGGATGCTTGA
- a CDS encoding type III secretion protein, with the protein MISFKSLQNHLDHSLSRANSELEDTAMDASESGSVEDVKAFTDAQQQLSVANLAASECLRVKHSSTKAIIDGIQ; encoded by the coding sequence ATGATCAGTTTCAAAAGTCTGCAAAACCATCTTGATCATTCTCTGAGCCGTGCTAATAGCGAGCTGGAGGATACCGCCATGGACGCCTCGGAAAGCGGCTCAGTTGAAGACGTGAAAGCGTTCACTGATGCCCAGCAGCAGCTCAGCGTCGCCAACCTTGCCGCAAGCGAGTGCCTGCGCGTCAAGCACAGCAGTACGAAAGCAATCATCGATGGAATTCAGTGA
- the sctC gene encoding type III secretion system outer membrane ring subunit SctC yields MRKALMWLPLLWLMITPATWAAVPEAWKQTAYAYDARQTELVTALADFAKEFGLALDTSEIPGKLDGRIRAQSPQDFLDRLGQEYHFQWFVYNDTLYVSRSSEHTSARIEVSSDAVDDLQKALTDVGLLDKRFGWGVLSDEGVVLVRGPAKYVEFVRDYSKKVEKPDKADKQDVVVLPLKYANAADRTIHYRDQELMVAGVASILQELLEARSRGDDISSVNMLSGSGGSTSGLGGGAGSSLSYNMDSSGIDTSAVQHGIDQVLSFGSKKSGKGGKSGGKSSIRVSADVRNNAVLIYDLPSRKPMYEKLVKELDVPRNLIEIDAVILDIDRNELAQLSSRWNFNAGSVSGGANLFDTGTSSTMFIQNAGKFSAELHALEGNGAASVIGNPSILTLENQPAVIDLSRTEYLTATSERVANIMPITAGTSLQVIPRSLDNEGKPQVQLIVDIEDGQIDVSTINDLQPSVRKGNVSTQAVIAEHGSLVIGGFHSLESNDRIRKIPLLGDIPYIGKLLFQSRSRELSQRERLFILTPRLIGDQVNPARYVQNGNPHDVDDQMKKIKERRDGGELPTRGDVQKVFTQMVDGAAPEGMRAGETMPFETDSLCDPGQGLTLDGQRSQWYSRKDWGVAVVVAHNDTDKPVRIDESRCGGRWVIGVAAWPHAWLQPGEESEVYIAVRQPQISKMAKESRPSLLRGAKP; encoded by the coding sequence ATGCGCAAGGCCTTAATGTGGTTGCCCTTATTGTGGCTCATGATTACACCTGCCACCTGGGCGGCAGTGCCTGAAGCCTGGAAACAGACCGCCTACGCTTACGATGCCCGGCAGACCGAACTGGTGACGGCATTGGCCGACTTCGCCAAAGAGTTCGGTCTGGCGCTGGATACGTCCGAAATACCCGGAAAACTCGATGGCCGTATTCGTGCCCAGAGTCCTCAGGATTTCCTCGACCGACTGGGTCAGGAATACCATTTTCAGTGGTTCGTCTATAACGACACGCTTTATGTCAGCCGCTCCAGTGAGCACACCTCGGCGCGCATCGAGGTTTCATCCGATGCCGTGGATGACCTGCAAAAGGCACTGACCGATGTTGGCCTGCTGGATAAGCGTTTTGGCTGGGGTGTCTTGTCGGATGAAGGTGTGGTGCTGGTCCGGGGCCCTGCGAAATATGTGGAGTTTGTGCGCGACTACAGCAAGAAAGTCGAGAAGCCGGACAAGGCAGACAAGCAAGATGTTGTGGTGTTGCCACTCAAATATGCTAACGCAGCTGACCGCACCATTCACTATCGTGATCAGGAGCTGATGGTTGCAGGTGTCGCCAGTATTCTGCAGGAACTGCTGGAGGCCCGCTCGCGAGGTGATGACATCAGTAGCGTCAATATGCTGTCGGGCTCTGGTGGCAGTACCTCAGGCTTGGGTGGGGGCGCTGGTTCCAGTCTTTCTTACAATATGGACTCGAGTGGCATCGATACCAGTGCCGTGCAGCACGGTATTGACCAGGTCCTGAGCTTTGGTAGCAAGAAATCCGGTAAAGGCGGAAAATCAGGCGGAAAGTCAAGTATCCGGGTCAGTGCGGACGTGCGTAACAATGCCGTGTTGATTTACGACCTGCCATCGCGCAAGCCGATGTACGAGAAACTGGTCAAGGAGCTGGACGTCCCACGTAACCTGATTGAAATCGATGCAGTGATTCTCGACATTGACCGCAATGAGCTCGCACAACTGTCCAGTCGCTGGAATTTCAATGCAGGCAGTGTCAGTGGCGGCGCCAACCTGTTCGATACGGGCACCAGTTCTACGATGTTTATCCAGAACGCCGGCAAGTTTTCTGCCGAGCTTCATGCGCTCGAAGGCAATGGTGCGGCATCCGTCATCGGCAATCCGTCGATTCTGACCCTCGAAAATCAGCCGGCAGTCATCGACCTGAGCCGTACCGAATACCTCACGGCAACCTCCGAACGTGTCGCCAACATCATGCCGATCACCGCCGGTACAAGCCTTCAGGTCATCCCTCGCTCACTCGATAACGAGGGCAAACCGCAAGTGCAATTGATCGTCGACATCGAGGATGGCCAGATCGATGTGTCGACGATCAATGATTTACAGCCGAGTGTGCGCAAGGGCAACGTCAGTACTCAGGCGGTGATCGCCGAGCACGGTTCCCTGGTGATTGGTGGCTTTCACAGCCTGGAATCCAACGACAGGATTCGCAAGATCCCGCTTCTGGGCGACATTCCCTACATCGGTAAGCTGTTGTTTCAGTCCCGCAGCCGTGAGCTGAGTCAGCGTGAGCGATTGTTCATCCTGACGCCTCGTTTGATCGGTGACCAGGTCAATCCAGCCCGTTACGTACAAAACGGCAATCCGCACGACGTCGATGATCAGATGAAGAAGATCAAGGAACGGCGCGATGGTGGCGAGCTGCCGACGCGGGGCGATGTCCAGAAAGTCTTCACGCAGATGGTCGATGGTGCTGCGCCAGAGGGAATGCGTGCTGGCGAAACGATGCCTTTTGAGACCGACAGCCTGTGTGACCCGGGCCAGGGTTTGACACTCGATGGCCAGCGCTCGCAGTGGTATAGCCGCAAGGATTGGGGGGTTGCTGTCGTTGTCGCGCACAACGATACCGACAAGCCGGTGCGGATAGACGAAAGCCGATGTGGCGGTCGTTGGGTCATCGGCGTCGCTGCCTGGCCTCACGCCTGGTTGCAACCGGGGGAGGAAAGCGAGGTGTACATCGCTGTACGTCAGCCACAGATATCGAAAATGGCGAAAGAAAGCCGGCCATCACTGCTCCGGGGGGCGAAACCATGA
- the hrpT gene encoding HrpT family type III secretion system protein translates to MKISSIAIVLLVFATLTGCATHGCSGYACKRPDSTHRELVIWWPPDMRDGLDDQDHERDYSVVQLKD, encoded by the coding sequence ATGAAGATAAGTAGCATTGCCATCGTTCTATTGGTGTTCGCTACCCTGACAGGGTGTGCCACCCACGGCTGTTCGGGCTACGCGTGCAAACGCCCGGACTCCACTCACCGCGAACTGGTTATCTGGTGGCCGCCAGACATGCGCGACGGTCTGGACGACCAGGATCATGAGCGGGATTACTCTGTCGTGCAGCTAAAGGACTGA